GTCAATCACCTCGTCACCCGGCTCTATGCGCAGATTTCCGTCGATTTCCGAGATGACGTTCCCTTTAACACGAATCGAAATCGATCCGTTATTCAATCCCGGCACATGAGCTCCGGCGAGATTCTTTATCAGAATCGAACTGTTTGACGATTGCGGCAAATGTCTGATCTCCAAGTGAAAGCACCCAGAAGATACATTTCCTGTATTCCAGAAGCAACAAAGCCCGCGATAGCGGGCAAAGTTGCGGAGATATCGATCTTCTTTCTGACTATGATGCAGTTTCTGTAGGCATGCCGTTCTCGCGCCATTCGATCAGGCCCTCGCCAAGTTGCGCGGCCTTGAACCCGTGCTTGCGCAGCATGTCCACCGCTTCGCTGGCCAGCAAGCAATAGGGTCCGCGGCAATATGCCACGACGGTTTGACTCGGTGGTATTTTACCCAGAGAGTTCTCAAGTTCATCGAGCGGAATTGAAATCGCATGCGGCAAATGCGCGGCTTCAAACTCGTCCTTGGGACGCACATCCAGCACGATTACTTTGCCTTCCGTTGCAAGGCGCGCAAGTTCTTTGCGGTCCACACCGGACAGCGAGTGCTGGTTTTCCCGCAACTGCGCCAAAGCGCGGTCAACGTCAGCGAGGTGCGTTTCGGCGACCTGCCGCACTGTGCGAACGAGGTCCCAAACGAGGTCGCCGGAAAGCCTGTATACGATATGCGTCCCCGACCTGCTCGACTCAACCAATCCTGCGGAGCGAAGCACCTGCAAATGTTGTGAGGTATTGGCCGAGGTCATTTCTGTTCCTTCGGCCAGCGTGTCCACACTTTTGGGACACTGTCTCAGTAATTCAAGTATTTCTAATCTTTTATGACTTGAAAGAGCTTTCCCGATTCTCGAGAAATGGCGATTGAGATTATCTCTGAATTGTCTTGCGGAATCCATAATATACGCACCTTTTGTACATTCAATTGAATGCTTAAATAAAACACGAAAATTCGCGCAAGTCAAGTTCTTTCAGACATACTTAACGTCTAAATTAGCCCTATGTGACTTTGAGACACACAACCGCATTGAAGCACGCGAAACTGACTGAATTTTGAATAGAAACGCGAACAATCGTATATTGAAGATTGCATCTTCAACGCTGTATTTAACCTACGACCAGCTATGTCACAAGCTCAAGACGCTCTCGAGTATCACAGTCGGGAGCCCAAAGGAAAAATCGAAGTCATCCCCACCAAACCGGTGGACACCCAGTACGATTTGTCGCTCGCTTATAGTCCCGGCGTCGCCGAACCGTGCCTGCACATTCACAAAGATCCGCAACTCGTTTCCGAATATACGGCCCGTCAGAATCTTGTCGCGGTCGTGACCAACGGCACCGCCGTGCTTGGTTTGGGCAACATCGGTGCGCTGGCCGGAAAACCCGTCATGGAAGGCAAAGGCGTTCTCTTCAAACGCTTTGCCGCCGTCGACGTCTTTGATATCGAAATCAAGAGCGAAGACCCCGAGGAAATCATTCGCGTATGCCAGCTCCTCGAACCTACGTTTGGAGCAATTAATCTCGAAGACATTGCGGCCCCCGCCTGCTTCTACATCGAAGACACTCTCAAGAAGACGATGGGTATCCCCGTCTTCCACGACGACCAGCACGGTACCGCGATTATTTCCGGCGCCGGATTGGTCAATTCTCTACGACTCGTCAAAAAAGACATTGCCAAAGTCCGCATCGTGGTCAACGGCGCGGGAGCTTCTGCCATCGCCTGCGCGAAAATGTATATCTCGCTTGGCGCGAATCCCGAAAACATCTTGATGTGCGACACAAAAGGGACCTTGCGCGTTGGCAGGGAAGACCTTGATCCGTCACACAAACGCTACAATCCATACAAAGCGGAATTCGCGCGCAAAACGGACCGCAAAGATCTCGCCGATGCCCTGCGCGACGCAGACGTCTTCTGCGGTTGTTCGGTCGGCGGAGTCGTATCACAGGACATGGTTAAAGCCATGGCCGATAACCCCGTGATTTTCGCGCTCGCCAACCCCGATCCTGAAATAGCTTACAACGATGCAAAGTCCGCGCGTCCAGATGCCATTGTCTGCACGGGCCGCAGCGACTTTCCGAACCAAATCAATAACGTTTTAGGATTTCCCGCGATTTTCCGCGGCGCACTCGATTCGCACGCGACACAGATTAACGAAGCCATGAAGCTCGCGGCTTCGCATGCGCTCGCTGATCTTGCTCTGGAAGATGTGCCCGACTACGTCAGTTCGGCCTACGGTCTCGATTTCTTGAAGTTCGGACGCGAATATGTGATACCCAAACCGATGGATCACCGCGTCCTTTTGCACGTCGCAGTCGCAGTCGCGAGAGCCGCGGCGGAGAGCGGCGTGGCGCAGAATCCCATCGAAGATTTGGTCGCCTATCACAACAAACTCGAACGGATGATGGGCCGCGGCCGCCACGTCACGCGCATGTTTGTGGATCAAGCGCGTACGATGGACAAACGAATCATCTTCCCCGAAGGCTCCCACCCGCGCATTCTCCGGGCCGCCGCATTGATTGTCAATGAGAATATCGGCAAACCGATCCTCATCGGCAATGAAGAGAAGATCAAAGACCGCGCGGCAGAAATGAGTGTCTCGCTCGAATCTATTCAAGTAATCGATCCTGCGAAAATGCCCGAAGAGCAGATCGACGAACTCGCCTCGGAGCTTTGGAAACACAGGCAACGCAAAGGCGTCACGCTCACCGAAGCAAAACGGCTTGTCCAAAATCCCAATTACCTCGGACCGATGATGTTGCGCACGAAGCAAGCCGACGCGTTAGTCGCCGGCGTCGCGCAGCACTACTCGGACACGGTGCGTCCGGCACTTCAGTTGCTCCCTAAAAAGCCCGGAGTCTCCCGCGTCGCGGCAATGTTTGCGCTCGTTTTCAAGAACCGCATACTCTTTCTTGCCGACGTCGGCGTCAACGTTGAAGTCAGTACGCCGGAAGAACTCGCAGAAATCGCCATCCTTTCAGCAGACACCGTGCGTGAGAATTTTATGATCGAACCGCGTGTGGCAATGTTGAGTTTCTCGAATTTCGGCAGCGTGCCGCACGCGCAATCACGGTGTGTCGCCCAAGCTGTCAACGTCGTGCGCGGTCGCCGTCCGGATATCGTTATCGACGGCGAGCTGCAGGCCGACGCGGCCATTGTCGAGTCAATAATAGAGAGAAATTACCCGTTCTCAACTCTCGCGGGAGAAGCCGCGAATACACTCATTTTCCCGGACATGGCCAGCGC
This region of Calditrichota bacterium genomic DNA includes:
- a CDS encoding NADP-dependent malic enzyme; the protein is MSQAQDALEYHSREPKGKIEVIPTKPVDTQYDLSLAYSPGVAEPCLHIHKDPQLVSEYTARQNLVAVVTNGTAVLGLGNIGALAGKPVMEGKGVLFKRFAAVDVFDIEIKSEDPEEIIRVCQLLEPTFGAINLEDIAAPACFYIEDTLKKTMGIPVFHDDQHGTAIISGAGLVNSLRLVKKDIAKVRIVVNGAGASAIACAKMYISLGANPENILMCDTKGTLRVGREDLDPSHKRYNPYKAEFARKTDRKDLADALRDADVFCGCSVGGVVSQDMVKAMADNPVIFALANPDPEIAYNDAKSARPDAIVCTGRSDFPNQINNVLGFPAIFRGALDSHATQINEAMKLAASHALADLALEDVPDYVSSAYGLDFLKFGREYVIPKPMDHRVLLHVAVAVARAAAESGVAQNPIEDLVAYHNKLERMMGRGRHVTRMFVDQARTMDKRIIFPEGSHPRILRAAALIVNENIGKPILIGNEEKIKDRAAEMSVSLESIQVIDPAKMPEEQIDELASELWKHRQRKGVTLTEAKRLVQNPNYLGPMMLRTKQADALVAGVAQHYSDTVRPALQLLPKKPGVSRVAAMFALVFKNRILFLADVGVNVEVSTPEELAEIAILSADTVRENFMIEPRVAMLSFSNFGSVPHAQSRCVAQAVNVVRGRRPDIVIDGELQADAAIVESIIERNYPFSTLAGEAANTLIFPDMASANISYRLLVELAGATAIGPILMGMEHAVHILQQGASVSDIVQMAAFGAVDARS
- a CDS encoding metalloregulator ArsR/SmtB family transcription factor — its product is MDSARQFRDNLNRHFSRIGKALSSHKRLEILELLRQCPKSVDTLAEGTEMTSANTSQHLQVLRSAGLVESSRSGTHIVYRLSGDLVWDLVRTVRQVAETHLADVDRALAQLRENQHSLSGVDRKELARLATEGKVIVLDVRPKDEFEAAHLPHAISIPLDELENSLGKIPPSQTVVAYCRGPYCLLASEAVDMLRKHGFKAAQLGEGLIEWRENGMPTETAS